A genomic window from Denticeps clupeoides chromosome 11, fDenClu1.1, whole genome shotgun sequence includes:
- the loxl2b gene encoding lysyl oxidase homolog 2b isoform X2, whose translation MPASHIAFCCLAVLALLWGRGHAQYGYLGYPEGYPEPEQEHYTPPELPADTPRIQLRLAGEKRKHNEGRVEVFYDGEWGTVCDDDFTIHAAQVVCKELGYMEAISWSPSAKYGKGDGRIWFDNVQCTGKEKSLALCTSNGIGVSDCKHSEDVGVVCSDKRIPGFKFVSALTNNIDSLNIQVEDVRIRAILSSLRKRVPVTEGYVEVKDGGRWKQIRDDDWTQLNSRVMCGMFGFPGEKKYNARVYRMFARRRIPSYWDYSVNCTGNEAHLSSCKLGQTLSMKNRTDGQGLPVVVSCVPGRSFAPTSMAGYRKAFRQEPLVRLRGGAVHGEGRVEVLKNGEWGTICDDNWNLMAASVVCRELGFGSAKEALSGGRLGQGMGPVHMNEVQCSGFEKSITDCYFNKDTESLGCSHEEDAGVRCNVPAMGFQQRLRLSGGRNPFEGRVEVLMERNGSLVWGTVCGESWGTMEAMVVCRQLGLGFASNAFQESWYWPGHVSADAVVMSGVRCAGTEMSLSHCLHHGEHLSCPRGGGRFSAGVSCSETAPDLVLNPQIVEQTTYLEDRTMFMLQCAYEENCLALSSSNTPANSFRRLLRFSSQIHNNGQSDFRPKASRESWVWHDCHRHYHSMEIFTHYDLLSLNGTKVADGHKASFCLEDSECDEGIEKRYECANFGEQGITVGCWDTYRHDIDCQWVDITDVKPGDYIFQIVINPNYEVAESDYSNNIVKCRCRYDGHRIWMYNCHIGGSVSAETENTFPGLVSNQVTHR comes from the exons ATGCCGGCGTCCCACATTGCCTTCTGCTGCTTGGCTGTGCTAGCTCTTCTTTGGGGACGTGGCCACGCTCAGTATGGCTACCTGGGATACCCGGAAGGCTACCCTGAGCCTGAACAAGAACATTATACTCCTCCGGAGCTGCCAGCGGACACGCCCAGGATCCAGCTACGCCTTGCGGGGGAGAAGCGCAAGCACAACGAAGGCCGCGTGGAGGTGTTTTACGATGGCGAGTGGGGAACTGTCTGTGATGATGACTTCACCATCCATGCCGCCCAGGTAGTGTGCAAGGAGCTGGGCTACATGGAAGCAATCTCCTGGTCCCCTTCAGCTAAATACGGAAAAGGAGATG gCCGAATTTGGTTTGATAACGTCCAGTGCACTGGAAAGGAGAAATCTTTGGCCCTGTGCACCTCCAACGGAATTGGCGTTTCAGACTGTAAGCACTCTGAAGACGTGGGCGTGGTGTGTAGTGACAAGAGGATCCCAGGATTTAAGTTCGTCAGCGCCCTGACCAACAACATTGAC AGCCTGAATATCCAGGTTGAAGATGTGCGGATCCGCGCCATCCTGTCTTCATTGCGCAAGCGCGTCCCCGTGACTGAGGGTTATGTGGAGGTCAAAGACGGGGGCCGGTGGAAGCAGATTCGCGATGATGACTGGACTCAGCTGAACAGCCGCGTCATGTGCGGCATGTTCGGCTTTCCCGGGGAGAAGAAGTACAATGCAAGAGTATACAG GATGTTTGCCCGCAGGCGAATACCTTCGTATTGGGATTATTCCGTCAACTGCACCGGAAACGAGGCCCACCTATCGAGCTGCAAATTAGGACAGACCCTGTCCATGAAGAACAGGACTGATGGCCAGGGCCTACCCGTGGTGGTGAGCTGCGTGCCGGGGCGATCTTTCGCTCCAACCTCCATGGCGGGCTACAGGAAAGCCTTCCGGCAGGAG cccctggtGCGTCTAAGGGGGGGTGCGGTGCATGGGGAGGGTCGCGTGGAGGTGCTGAAGAACGGGGAGTGGGGCACCATCTGCGACGACAACTGGAACCTCATGGCTGCCTCAGTGGTGTGCAGGGAACTTGGATTTGGCAGTGCTAAAGAAGCCCTATCTGGGGGACGCCTTGGCCAGG GAATGGGCCCTGTTCACATGAACGAAGTTCAGTGCTCAGGTTTTGAGAAATCAATCACTGACTGCTACTTCAACAAGGACACGGAATCCCTGGGCTGCAGCCACGAAGAAGATGCTGGTGTAAGGTGCAACGTTCCGGCAATGGGATTCCAGCAGAGA CTGCGTCTCAGTGGTGGCCGGAACCCCTTTGAAGGTCGTGTGGAGGTGCTCATGGAGAGGAACGGATCTCTGGTGTGGGGTACGGTGTGTGGAGAAAGCTGGGGCACAATGGAGGCCATGGTTGTGTGCCGGCAGCTTGGGCTGGGCTTTGCCAGTAATGCTTTTCAG GAATCATGGTACTGGCCTGGACACGTCAGTGCAGATGCTGTGGTGATGAGTGGGGTGCGTTGTGCGGGTACCGAGATGTCTTTATCCCACTGTCTTCATCATGGGGAGCACCTCAGCTGTCCCAGGGGAGGAGGACGCTTTTCAGCGGGTGTCTCGTGTTCAGAAA CGGCTCCTGACCTGGTCCTCAATCCCCAGATTGTGGAACAGACCACATATCTGGAGGACAGAACCATGTTTATGCTTCAGTGTGCCTACGAGGAAAACTGCCTGGCCTTGTCATCCAGCAACACGCCTGCCAACTCCTTCCGCCGCCTGCTGCGCTTCTCCTCTCAGATCCACAACAACGGCCAGTCCGACTTCCGTCCTAAAGCCAGCCGCGAGTCCTGGGTCTGGCACGATTGCCACAG ACACTATCACAGCATGGAGATTTTTACTCACTATGACCTCCTTAGCCTCAATGGTACCAAAGTGGCTGATGGTCACAAGGCCAGCTTCTGCCTGGAGGACTCAGAGTGTGATGAAG GTATTGAGAAGAGATATGAGTGTGCAAATTTTGGAGAGCAGGGAATCACAGTGGGATGCTGGGATACATACAGGCATGACATTGATTGCCAGTGGGTGGATATCACTGATGTGAAACCTGGAGATTACATATTTCAG ATTGTCATTAACCCCAACTATGAAGTCGCTGAATCAGACTACTCCAATAACATTGTGAAGTGTAGGTGTCGATACGACGGACACCGTATATGGATGTACAATTGTCATATAG GTGGTTCTGTTAGCGCCGAGACAGAAAATACTTTCCCTGGACTTGTGAGCAACCAAGTGACCCACAGATAA
- the loxl2b gene encoding lysyl oxidase homolog 2b isoform X3, with the protein MPASHIAFCCLAVLALLWGRGHAQYGYLGYPEGYPEPEQEHYTPPELPADTPRIQLRLAGEKRKHNEGRVEVFYDGEWGTVCDDDFTIHAAQVVCKELGYMEAISWSPSAKYGKGDGRIWFDNVQCTGKEKSLALCTSNGIGVSDCKHSEDVGVVCSDKRIPGFKFVSALTNNIDSLNIQVEDVRIRAILSSLRKRVPVTEGYVEVKDGGRWKQIRDDDWTQLNSRVMCGMFGFPGEKKYNARVYRMFARRRIPSYWDYSVNCTGNEAHLSSCKLGQTLSMKNRTDGQGLPVVPLVRLRGGAVHGEGRVEVLKNGEWGTICDDNWNLMAASVVCRELGFGSAKEALSGGRLGQGMGPVHMNEVQCSGFEKSITDCYFNKDTESLGCSHEEDAGVRCNVPAMGFQQRLRLSGGRNPFEGRVEVLMERNGSLVWGTVCGESWGTMEAMVVCRQLGLGFASNAFQESWYWPGHVSADAVVMSGVRCAGTEMSLSHCLHHGEHLSCPRGGGRFSAGVSCSETAPDLVLNPQIVEQTTYLEDRTMFMLQCAYEENCLALSSSNTPANSFRRLLRFSSQIHNNGQSDFRPKASRESWVWHDCHRHYHSMEIFTHYDLLSLNGTKVADGHKASFCLEDSECDEGIEKRYECANFGEQGITVGCWDTYRHDIDCQWVDITDVKPGDYIFQIVINPNYEVAESDYSNNIVKCRCRYDGHRIWMYNCHIGGSVSAETENTFPGLVSNQVTHR; encoded by the exons ATGCCGGCGTCCCACATTGCCTTCTGCTGCTTGGCTGTGCTAGCTCTTCTTTGGGGACGTGGCCACGCTCAGTATGGCTACCTGGGATACCCGGAAGGCTACCCTGAGCCTGAACAAGAACATTATACTCCTCCGGAGCTGCCAGCGGACACGCCCAGGATCCAGCTACGCCTTGCGGGGGAGAAGCGCAAGCACAACGAAGGCCGCGTGGAGGTGTTTTACGATGGCGAGTGGGGAACTGTCTGTGATGATGACTTCACCATCCATGCCGCCCAGGTAGTGTGCAAGGAGCTGGGCTACATGGAAGCAATCTCCTGGTCCCCTTCAGCTAAATACGGAAAAGGAGATG gCCGAATTTGGTTTGATAACGTCCAGTGCACTGGAAAGGAGAAATCTTTGGCCCTGTGCACCTCCAACGGAATTGGCGTTTCAGACTGTAAGCACTCTGAAGACGTGGGCGTGGTGTGTAGTGACAAGAGGATCCCAGGATTTAAGTTCGTCAGCGCCCTGACCAACAACATTGAC AGCCTGAATATCCAGGTTGAAGATGTGCGGATCCGCGCCATCCTGTCTTCATTGCGCAAGCGCGTCCCCGTGACTGAGGGTTATGTGGAGGTCAAAGACGGGGGCCGGTGGAAGCAGATTCGCGATGATGACTGGACTCAGCTGAACAGCCGCGTCATGTGCGGCATGTTCGGCTTTCCCGGGGAGAAGAAGTACAATGCAAGAGTATACAG GATGTTTGCCCGCAGGCGAATACCTTCGTATTGGGATTATTCCGTCAACTGCACCGGAAACGAGGCCCACCTATCGAGCTGCAAATTAGGACAGACCCTGTCCATGAAGAACAGGACTGATGGCCAGGGCCTACCCGTGGTG cccctggtGCGTCTAAGGGGGGGTGCGGTGCATGGGGAGGGTCGCGTGGAGGTGCTGAAGAACGGGGAGTGGGGCACCATCTGCGACGACAACTGGAACCTCATGGCTGCCTCAGTGGTGTGCAGGGAACTTGGATTTGGCAGTGCTAAAGAAGCCCTATCTGGGGGACGCCTTGGCCAGG GAATGGGCCCTGTTCACATGAACGAAGTTCAGTGCTCAGGTTTTGAGAAATCAATCACTGACTGCTACTTCAACAAGGACACGGAATCCCTGGGCTGCAGCCACGAAGAAGATGCTGGTGTAAGGTGCAACGTTCCGGCAATGGGATTCCAGCAGAGA CTGCGTCTCAGTGGTGGCCGGAACCCCTTTGAAGGTCGTGTGGAGGTGCTCATGGAGAGGAACGGATCTCTGGTGTGGGGTACGGTGTGTGGAGAAAGCTGGGGCACAATGGAGGCCATGGTTGTGTGCCGGCAGCTTGGGCTGGGCTTTGCCAGTAATGCTTTTCAG GAATCATGGTACTGGCCTGGACACGTCAGTGCAGATGCTGTGGTGATGAGTGGGGTGCGTTGTGCGGGTACCGAGATGTCTTTATCCCACTGTCTTCATCATGGGGAGCACCTCAGCTGTCCCAGGGGAGGAGGACGCTTTTCAGCGGGTGTCTCGTGTTCAGAAA CGGCTCCTGACCTGGTCCTCAATCCCCAGATTGTGGAACAGACCACATATCTGGAGGACAGAACCATGTTTATGCTTCAGTGTGCCTACGAGGAAAACTGCCTGGCCTTGTCATCCAGCAACACGCCTGCCAACTCCTTCCGCCGCCTGCTGCGCTTCTCCTCTCAGATCCACAACAACGGCCAGTCCGACTTCCGTCCTAAAGCCAGCCGCGAGTCCTGGGTCTGGCACGATTGCCACAG ACACTATCACAGCATGGAGATTTTTACTCACTATGACCTCCTTAGCCTCAATGGTACCAAAGTGGCTGATGGTCACAAGGCCAGCTTCTGCCTGGAGGACTCAGAGTGTGATGAAG GTATTGAGAAGAGATATGAGTGTGCAAATTTTGGAGAGCAGGGAATCACAGTGGGATGCTGGGATACATACAGGCATGACATTGATTGCCAGTGGGTGGATATCACTGATGTGAAACCTGGAGATTACATATTTCAG ATTGTCATTAACCCCAACTATGAAGTCGCTGAATCAGACTACTCCAATAACATTGTGAAGTGTAGGTGTCGATACGACGGACACCGTATATGGATGTACAATTGTCATATAG GTGGTTCTGTTAGCGCCGAGACAGAAAATACTTTCCCTGGACTTGTGAGCAACCAAGTGACCCACAGATAA
- the loxl2b gene encoding lysyl oxidase homolog 2b isoform X1 yields MPASHIAFCCLAVLALLWGRGHAQYGYLGYPEGYPEPEQEHYTPPELPADTPRIQLRLAGEKRKHNEGRVEVFYDGEWGTVCDDDFTIHAAQVVCKELGYMEAISWSPSAKYGKGDGRIWFDNVQCTGKEKSLALCTSNGIGVSDCKHSEDVGVVCSDKRIPGFKFVSALTNNIDSLNIQVEDVRIRAILSSLRKRVPVTEGYVEVKDGGRWKQIRDDDWTQLNSRVMCGMFGFPGEKKYNARVYRMFARRRIPSYWDYSVNCTGNEAHLSSCKLGQTLSMKNRTDGQGLPVVVSCVPGRSFAPTSMAGYRKAFRQEQPLVRLRGGAVHGEGRVEVLKNGEWGTICDDNWNLMAASVVCRELGFGSAKEALSGGRLGQGMGPVHMNEVQCSGFEKSITDCYFNKDTESLGCSHEEDAGVRCNVPAMGFQQRLRLSGGRNPFEGRVEVLMERNGSLVWGTVCGESWGTMEAMVVCRQLGLGFASNAFQESWYWPGHVSADAVVMSGVRCAGTEMSLSHCLHHGEHLSCPRGGGRFSAGVSCSETAPDLVLNPQIVEQTTYLEDRTMFMLQCAYEENCLALSSSNTPANSFRRLLRFSSQIHNNGQSDFRPKASRESWVWHDCHRHYHSMEIFTHYDLLSLNGTKVADGHKASFCLEDSECDEGIEKRYECANFGEQGITVGCWDTYRHDIDCQWVDITDVKPGDYIFQIVINPNYEVAESDYSNNIVKCRCRYDGHRIWMYNCHIGGSVSAETENTFPGLVSNQVTHR; encoded by the exons ATGCCGGCGTCCCACATTGCCTTCTGCTGCTTGGCTGTGCTAGCTCTTCTTTGGGGACGTGGCCACGCTCAGTATGGCTACCTGGGATACCCGGAAGGCTACCCTGAGCCTGAACAAGAACATTATACTCCTCCGGAGCTGCCAGCGGACACGCCCAGGATCCAGCTACGCCTTGCGGGGGAGAAGCGCAAGCACAACGAAGGCCGCGTGGAGGTGTTTTACGATGGCGAGTGGGGAACTGTCTGTGATGATGACTTCACCATCCATGCCGCCCAGGTAGTGTGCAAGGAGCTGGGCTACATGGAAGCAATCTCCTGGTCCCCTTCAGCTAAATACGGAAAAGGAGATG gCCGAATTTGGTTTGATAACGTCCAGTGCACTGGAAAGGAGAAATCTTTGGCCCTGTGCACCTCCAACGGAATTGGCGTTTCAGACTGTAAGCACTCTGAAGACGTGGGCGTGGTGTGTAGTGACAAGAGGATCCCAGGATTTAAGTTCGTCAGCGCCCTGACCAACAACATTGAC AGCCTGAATATCCAGGTTGAAGATGTGCGGATCCGCGCCATCCTGTCTTCATTGCGCAAGCGCGTCCCCGTGACTGAGGGTTATGTGGAGGTCAAAGACGGGGGCCGGTGGAAGCAGATTCGCGATGATGACTGGACTCAGCTGAACAGCCGCGTCATGTGCGGCATGTTCGGCTTTCCCGGGGAGAAGAAGTACAATGCAAGAGTATACAG GATGTTTGCCCGCAGGCGAATACCTTCGTATTGGGATTATTCCGTCAACTGCACCGGAAACGAGGCCCACCTATCGAGCTGCAAATTAGGACAGACCCTGTCCATGAAGAACAGGACTGATGGCCAGGGCCTACCCGTGGTGGTGAGCTGCGTGCCGGGGCGATCTTTCGCTCCAACCTCCATGGCGGGCTACAGGAAAGCCTTCCGGCAGGAG cagcccctggtGCGTCTAAGGGGGGGTGCGGTGCATGGGGAGGGTCGCGTGGAGGTGCTGAAGAACGGGGAGTGGGGCACCATCTGCGACGACAACTGGAACCTCATGGCTGCCTCAGTGGTGTGCAGGGAACTTGGATTTGGCAGTGCTAAAGAAGCCCTATCTGGGGGACGCCTTGGCCAGG GAATGGGCCCTGTTCACATGAACGAAGTTCAGTGCTCAGGTTTTGAGAAATCAATCACTGACTGCTACTTCAACAAGGACACGGAATCCCTGGGCTGCAGCCACGAAGAAGATGCTGGTGTAAGGTGCAACGTTCCGGCAATGGGATTCCAGCAGAGA CTGCGTCTCAGTGGTGGCCGGAACCCCTTTGAAGGTCGTGTGGAGGTGCTCATGGAGAGGAACGGATCTCTGGTGTGGGGTACGGTGTGTGGAGAAAGCTGGGGCACAATGGAGGCCATGGTTGTGTGCCGGCAGCTTGGGCTGGGCTTTGCCAGTAATGCTTTTCAG GAATCATGGTACTGGCCTGGACACGTCAGTGCAGATGCTGTGGTGATGAGTGGGGTGCGTTGTGCGGGTACCGAGATGTCTTTATCCCACTGTCTTCATCATGGGGAGCACCTCAGCTGTCCCAGGGGAGGAGGACGCTTTTCAGCGGGTGTCTCGTGTTCAGAAA CGGCTCCTGACCTGGTCCTCAATCCCCAGATTGTGGAACAGACCACATATCTGGAGGACAGAACCATGTTTATGCTTCAGTGTGCCTACGAGGAAAACTGCCTGGCCTTGTCATCCAGCAACACGCCTGCCAACTCCTTCCGCCGCCTGCTGCGCTTCTCCTCTCAGATCCACAACAACGGCCAGTCCGACTTCCGTCCTAAAGCCAGCCGCGAGTCCTGGGTCTGGCACGATTGCCACAG ACACTATCACAGCATGGAGATTTTTACTCACTATGACCTCCTTAGCCTCAATGGTACCAAAGTGGCTGATGGTCACAAGGCCAGCTTCTGCCTGGAGGACTCAGAGTGTGATGAAG GTATTGAGAAGAGATATGAGTGTGCAAATTTTGGAGAGCAGGGAATCACAGTGGGATGCTGGGATACATACAGGCATGACATTGATTGCCAGTGGGTGGATATCACTGATGTGAAACCTGGAGATTACATATTTCAG ATTGTCATTAACCCCAACTATGAAGTCGCTGAATCAGACTACTCCAATAACATTGTGAAGTGTAGGTGTCGATACGACGGACACCGTATATGGATGTACAATTGTCATATAG GTGGTTCTGTTAGCGCCGAGACAGAAAATACTTTCCCTGGACTTGTGAGCAACCAAGTGACCCACAGATAA